The Peptococcaceae bacterium 1198_IL3148 genome contains a region encoding:
- a CDS encoding ABC transporter substrate-binding protein has protein sequence MSYKKVGLLLMVLLVSLALTACAGDGSDQQGQSASEELKEVDVLLDWYPNAVHAFLYAAEEQGYFKEAGLKVNLITPAGTEDGIKLVAANKADLAISYPQQIIIARSEDIPVQSVGAIVRSSLNQLMVCQDVGVETLKDLEGKKIGYPSFAIDKEAVKTMVSAAGGDPLQVEFVDVGYELMASIEAQRVDGIIGGYINHEKILLEKQGIGLNTFNPVDYDVPNHYELVFIASDEAVANDYDTIQAFLGAAKKGFEYTKNNPDQALDFVLAVQNENFPLDPEIEQQSLEILLPLMEDDTGEFLSQTEENWNQNIKWLEEKNLLTSKVDSQTVFH, from the coding sequence ATGAGTTATAAAAAGGTCGGTCTATTGTTAATGGTGCTGCTGGTTAGCTTGGCGTTAACCGCCTGTGCCGGTGATGGTAGTGATCAGCAAGGGCAAAGTGCCAGCGAAGAATTAAAGGAAGTTGATGTGCTGTTAGATTGGTATCCCAATGCAGTACATGCGTTTCTCTACGCTGCTGAAGAACAGGGCTATTTTAAAGAGGCCGGGCTCAAGGTTAATCTCATCACCCCTGCTGGTACCGAGGATGGCATTAAATTAGTGGCGGCCAACAAAGCTGACCTAGCCATTAGCTATCCCCAACAGATTATTATCGCCAGAAGTGAGGATATTCCGGTGCAGTCGGTGGGGGCGATAGTGAGAAGTTCATTAAACCAACTGATGGTGTGCCAGGATGTGGGAGTTGAAACCTTAAAGGATTTAGAGGGTAAAAAGATCGGCTATCCCTCCTTTGCCATTGACAAGGAAGCGGTGAAAACAATGGTTAGTGCCGCCGGTGGAGATCCGTTGCAAGTGGAGTTTGTAGATGTGGGTTACGAATTAATGGCCAGCATAGAAGCCCAAAGGGTGGACGGCATCATTGGCGGCTATATCAACCATGAAAAAATTCTGCTGGAAAAGCAGGGCATTGGGCTGAATACCTTTAATCCTGTGGATTACGACGTGCCAAACCATTATGAACTGGTATTTATCGCCAGCGATGAGGCGGTGGCAAATGATTATGACACCATCCAAGCTTTTTTAGGGGCAGCCAAAAAGGGATTTGAATACACCAAAAACAATCCGGATCAAGCCCTAGATTTTGTGCTGGCGGTGCAAAATGAAAACTTTCCACTGGACCCGGAAATTGAGCAACAGAGCTTAGAAATACTACTGCCGCTGATGGAAGATGACACCGGTGAATTTTTAAGCCAAACAGAAGAAAACTGGAATCAAAATATCAAATGGCTAGAAGAAAAAAACCTGCTAACGAGCAAGGTAGACAGCCAAACAGTGTTTCACTAA
- a CDS encoding ABC transporter permease, giving the protein MNKVSNYAFPLIFLTLVFSAWEFLVPYFNVPSYILPRFSDVLRALWTQRDLLYKHSLITLEEALLGLCISVVIGVSCGLSIYLWRHVGKTLYPIIIFSQTIPTIALSPIMVMWFGYSIWSKVAVVVLFCFFPIVISTLDGLKGVDKDLEDVLKALGGSKFQIFFKLHLNAVLPNFLSGFKIAATYSVAGATIGEWLGAENGLGIYVKRASGMLQSDTVFAGVLVLSLLGLTLFSIGFLLEKILLKYRRGLKEDNYEL; this is encoded by the coding sequence GTGAACAAAGTCAGTAATTATGCATTTCCCCTGATATTTCTAACCTTGGTGTTTTCAGCATGGGAGTTTCTAGTGCCGTATTTTAATGTACCAAGCTATATTTTACCGAGATTTTCGGATGTGCTGAGGGCGTTATGGACTCAAAGGGATTTGCTATACAAACATTCCTTAATCACCCTGGAGGAGGCACTGTTGGGACTTTGCATCTCGGTGGTCATCGGCGTATCCTGCGGGTTATCCATCTACCTGTGGCGCCATGTGGGCAAAACGCTGTATCCCATCATTATATTTTCCCAAACCATTCCCACCATAGCTTTATCCCCCATTATGGTGATGTGGTTTGGCTACAGCATTTGGTCCAAGGTGGCGGTGGTGGTGTTGTTCTGCTTTTTTCCCATAGTTATCAGCACGCTGGATGGGTTAAAAGGCGTGGATAAAGATTTAGAGGATGTTTTAAAAGCCCTGGGTGGCAGTAAATTTCAAATATTTTTTAAGCTACATTTAAATGCAGTACTACCTAATTTTTTAAGTGGTTTTAAAATAGCCGCCACCTATAGTGTTGCTGGGGCCACCATTGGCGAGTGGTTGGGCGCAGAAAATGGCTTGGGAATCTATGTCAAGCGGGCGTCGGGGATGTTACAATCGGATACCGTTTTTGCCGGGGTGTTGGTGCTATCACTTTTAGGATTGACGCTATTTTCCATTGGGTTTTTGCTAGAGAAGATATTATTAAAATACCGCAGAGGGCTAAAGGAGGATAATTATGAGTTATAA